The Aminithiophilus ramosus genome contains a region encoding:
- a CDS encoding TRAP transporter small permease, whose product MTTDRARGGERRSPFLRLSDGLNGISERLLFLLMAAMILLTILQIVFRLLGDALIWSEEVICFALVAATMVGASVAFKRGSHIAVTSLIDRLSPERRKIMACLVHGVGMAFFVVVAWYGVVLMRGEAFQTTPALGIPMSWIYLLYPLTGAVTLVHLVSALVETLRS is encoded by the coding sequence ATGACAACGGACAGGGCCCGAGGCGGGGAGCGTCGCTCCCCGTTTCTCCGCCTCAGCGACGGGCTCAACGGAATCAGCGAGCGCCTTCTTTTCCTCCTCATGGCGGCCATGATTCTCCTCACCATCCTCCAGATCGTCTTCCGCCTTCTGGGTGACGCCCTCATCTGGTCCGAGGAGGTCATCTGCTTCGCCCTCGTGGCGGCGACGATGGTCGGCGCCTCGGTGGCCTTCAAGCGGGGCAGCCACATCGCCGTCACCTCTCTCATCGACCGGCTGAGCCCGGAAAGACGCAAGATCATGGCCTGCCTCGTCCACGGCGTGGGAATGGCCTTTTTCGTCGTCGTCGCCTGGTACGGCGTCGTCCTCATGAGGGGCGAGGCCTTCCAGACGACGCCCGCCCTGGGGATTCCCATGAGCTGGATCTACCTGCTCTACCCCCTGACGGGAGCGGTGACCCTCGTCCACCTCGTCTCGGCCCTCGTCGAGACGCTGAGGAGCTGA
- a CDS encoding TRAP transporter large permease, giving the protein MGLLLTGSFLLFMILGVPIGLAIGASSLLVLVVSGLPLEMVPQTMFAGTSSFALVAVPFFILAGDILSRGGISERIVAFAEASLGRIRGGLSIVSTVASMFIAAISGSGAATTAAVGTALLPQLKEKGYDVDFSAALIAAAGTIGVVIPPSVPMVLYAVISGISVAKLFLAGFIPGALMGLGLIVYALYVARRRGYPASPPVCRAEKWRRFRQALWGLMTPLIILGGIFTGFFTPSEAAAVAVVYSLAVAFCIYRTLDLKGIYSLVVNAGVTSALIMFIIATAKLFGWGLAFYQIPETVARTVLALAGNQSVLIYLVIAVIILVAGMFMETASALIILTPLFLPTIQQLGGDLIHFGLIITVGLAIGMATPPVAIDIYVASAITGLTVEEISRPIVPMVAILIAVLLLITYVPQLVLFLPGLF; this is encoded by the coding sequence ATGGGACTTCTGCTGACCGGCTCCTTTCTCCTGTTCATGATTCTCGGCGTTCCCATAGGCCTGGCCATCGGCGCCTCGTCGCTCCTCGTTCTCGTCGTCAGCGGCCTCCCCCTGGAGATGGTCCCCCAGACGATGTTCGCCGGGACGAGCTCCTTCGCCCTCGTGGCCGTCCCCTTCTTCATCCTCGCCGGCGACATCCTCTCCCGGGGCGGCATATCGGAACGGATCGTGGCCTTCGCCGAGGCCTCGCTGGGCCGCATCCGGGGGGGGCTTTCCATCGTCTCCACCGTGGCCTCCATGTTCATCGCCGCCATATCCGGGTCAGGGGCGGCGACGACGGCCGCCGTCGGTACGGCCCTCCTCCCTCAGCTCAAGGAGAAGGGCTACGACGTCGATTTCTCGGCGGCCCTCATCGCCGCCGCCGGGACCATCGGCGTCGTCATTCCCCCCAGCGTCCCCATGGTGCTTTACGCCGTCATCTCGGGCATCTCGGTGGCCAAGCTCTTCCTGGCCGGATTCATCCCCGGCGCCCTCATGGGACTGGGACTCATCGTCTACGCCCTCTACGTGGCCCGCAGGCGCGGCTACCCGGCCAGCCCGCCCGTCTGTCGGGCCGAGAAATGGCGCCGCTTCCGCCAGGCCCTCTGGGGGCTGATGACGCCCCTCATCATCCTTGGCGGCATCTTCACGGGCTTCTTCACCCCCTCCGAGGCGGCGGCCGTGGCCGTCGTCTACTCCCTGGCGGTGGCCTTCTGCATCTACCGCACCCTGGACCTGAAGGGGATCTACAGCCTCGTCGTCAACGCCGGCGTCACGTCGGCCCTGATCATGTTCATCATCGCCACGGCCAAGCTCTTCGGCTGGGGGCTGGCCTTCTACCAGATCCCCGAGACGGTGGCCCGCACCGTCCTCGCCCTGGCCGGCAATCAGTCGGTGCTGATCTACCTCGTCATCGCCGTCATCATCCTCGTGGCGGGCATGTTCATGGAAACGGCCTCGGCCCTGATCATCCTGACGCCCCTCTTCCTGCCCACGATCCAGCAGCTCGGCGGCGACCTGATCCACTTCGGCCTCATCATCACCGTGGGGCTCGCCATCGGCATGGCCACGCCGCCCGTGGCCATCGACATCTACGTGGCCAGCGCCATCACGGGCCTCACCGTCGAGGAGATCAGCCGCCCCATCGTTCCCATGGTGGCCATCCTCATCGCCGTCCTGCTGCTGATCACCTACGTGCCTCAGCTCGTCCTCTTCCTGCCGGGACTCTTCTGA